One window of Streptococcus suis genomic DNA carries:
- the secA2 gene encoding accessory Sec system translocase SecA2: protein MNKLSSSAILNSMRLAGIRRYARKVNKLRTYYSEMTDEELQEQTILFKKRLLEGEGLDDLMVEAFAVCREACYRILGKFPYDVQVMGAIALHQGNIAEMKTGEGKTLTATMPLYLNGLSGKGAILVTTNDYLAKRDAEEMGEVYRFLGLTVGVGVFEEGYDPDVEEKRAVYAADITYTTGTALGFDYLMENLASSIDNKFMREFHFVIVDEADAVLLDIAQTPLIISGSPRVQSNLFDSCNQFVLTLKEEVDFYFNFDKREVYLTEQGMAAAEKYFAIEDLYDETAWELNRQINLALRAHYIYRRDYDYIVHDDEVKLLDNRSGRILEGTRLQSGIHQAIESKEGVTKTQENRAMGSVTYQSLFNMFPTLSGMTGTGREAEDELIRTYKVPVIAIPTNLPIQRIDYPDKVYATLPEKIMATMEMVKELHEQGRPILLISGSVDVTKIYSQLLLQEGIAHNTLTANNVAKEALIIQEAGQYGMVTCATVMAGRGTDIKLGPGVAELGGLAVIGTERMANSRMDGQLRGRAGRQGEPGMSQFFVSLEDELLVNFGPEWVKRYLRRYNQTEQKRFGQALKGRRFRSIIKTAQIRSEDMAIQSRHSTVQFDESMRVQRNKIYDLRNRLMQDGGGYEEKIQLIFEKTIQEFLDANPQPSRHQVRRYILDNITYSFKAFPKGFSTANQQEVAAYLQKLIQKELNFKKTHFQSEEELSEFYRVSILKAIDECWVEEVDSLQQLKGVVNTRVLAQRNNMYEYYKEALHSYGNMTQEVHQKIARNILLSTIETLPNGKQSVYYV, encoded by the coding sequence ATGAATAAATTATCAAGTTCAGCAATTCTTAATAGTATGCGTCTGGCCGGTATTCGTCGTTATGCACGAAAGGTCAACAAGTTACGGACCTATTATTCTGAAATGACAGATGAAGAACTACAAGAACAAACCATTTTATTTAAAAAACGGCTTTTGGAAGGCGAAGGTTTGGACGACTTGATGGTGGAAGCCTTTGCTGTGTGTAGGGAGGCCTGTTACCGCATTTTAGGGAAGTTTCCCTACGATGTGCAGGTGATGGGGGCAATCGCCTTGCATCAGGGCAATATCGCTGAGATGAAGACCGGTGAAGGTAAGACATTGACTGCCACCATGCCTCTCTATTTAAATGGCTTATCTGGTAAAGGTGCGATTCTGGTTACAACCAATGACTACTTGGCCAAACGGGATGCTGAGGAAATGGGAGAAGTTTATCGTTTCTTGGGACTCACTGTTGGGGTTGGAGTCTTTGAAGAGGGTTACGATCCAGATGTTGAGGAAAAACGAGCTGTATACGCTGCCGATATTACCTATACAACAGGTACAGCCTTGGGCTTTGACTACCTCATGGAAAATTTGGCATCTTCTATCGATAATAAATTTATGCGTGAATTTCATTTTGTTATCGTTGACGAAGCGGATGCCGTCCTTTTGGATATTGCGCAGACGCCCTTGATTATCTCTGGAAGTCCTCGGGTGCAATCCAATCTCTTTGATAGCTGTAACCAGTTCGTATTGACCTTGAAAGAGGAAGTGGATTTCTATTTCAATTTTGATAAACGAGAAGTTTACTTGACAGAACAAGGGATGGCAGCAGCTGAAAAATATTTTGCTATTGAAGATCTCTACGATGAAACGGCTTGGGAATTGAACCGGCAGATTAATTTGGCCTTGAGAGCTCATTATATATACCGTCGTGATTATGACTATATTGTTCATGATGATGAGGTAAAATTGTTGGACAACCGTTCTGGGCGTATCCTAGAAGGAACGCGGCTTCAATCGGGTATCCACCAGGCCATTGAATCCAAAGAAGGGGTGACCAAAACTCAGGAAAACCGTGCCATGGGTTCGGTTACCTATCAAAGTTTGTTCAATATGTTTCCAACTTTGTCTGGTATGACAGGTACGGGTCGAGAAGCAGAAGACGAACTCATCCGTACTTATAAAGTTCCAGTCATTGCTATTCCGACCAACCTTCCGATTCAACGGATTGATTATCCTGATAAAGTGTATGCCACCCTGCCCGAAAAAATCATGGCAACAATGGAAATGGTCAAGGAATTGCATGAACAAGGCCGGCCAATCCTCTTGATTTCTGGTTCTGTTGATGTGACCAAAATTTATTCACAATTGCTCTTGCAAGAAGGGATTGCCCATAACACGTTGACTGCAAATAATGTTGCAAAAGAAGCCTTGATCATTCAAGAGGCTGGACAATATGGTATGGTAACCTGTGCAACAGTGATGGCAGGCCGAGGGACAGACATTAAGCTTGGTCCTGGTGTAGCAGAGCTAGGTGGGTTAGCCGTTATTGGAACTGAGAGGATGGCAAATAGCCGTATGGATGGCCAATTGCGAGGGCGAGCTGGTCGTCAGGGAGAGCCAGGGATGTCACAATTCTTTGTTTCCCTAGAGGATGAGCTATTGGTAAATTTTGGACCTGAGTGGGTCAAACGCTACCTAAGAAGATACAATCAAACTGAGCAAAAACGGTTTGGACAAGCACTGAAGGGGAGACGATTTCGTTCCATTATCAAGACCGCCCAAATTCGTTCAGAAGATATGGCTATCCAATCTCGGCATTCAACTGTTCAATTCGATGAAAGTATGCGAGTGCAACGGAATAAGATTTACGATTTACGCAATCGGCTGATGCAGGATGGAGGCGGTTATGAGGAGAAGATTCAACTCATCTTTGAAAAAACCATCCAGGAATTTCTGGATGCCAACCCCCAGCCAAGTCGCCATCAGGTCAGACGGTATATTTTGGACAATATCACTTACTCCTTTAAGGCATTTCCGAAAGGATTTTCGACCGCCAATCAACAAGAGGTGGCAGCATATTTGCAGAAGTTAATCCAAAAAGAACTGAACTTTAAAAAGACTCATTTTCAGTCGGAAGAAGAATTGTCAGAGTTTTATAGGGTATCCATCTTGAAAGCCATAGATGAGTGCTGGGTTGAGGAAGTGGACAGCTTGCAACAATTAAAAGGAGTAGTGAATACGCGTGTTTTGGCTCAACGGAATAACATGTATGAGTACTATAAAGAAGCCTTGCATTCCTATGGAAACATGACTCAAGAAGTACATCAAAAGATTGCAAGGAATATCCTATTGAGTACGATTGAAACCCTGCCAAATGGGAAGCAGTCTGTTTATTATGTATAA
- the asp3 gene encoding accessory Sec system protein Asp3, producing the protein MEKKLIDRIYWGDVASHSNYLYGSSIRFVDRSVYFENPYFAAGKAIKTWQSKTNYQAHRVSPSLPILVPGESYTVLKEFSSVPEGTCYLQLRYFNRQDEQIGTEILRDEDDCFVFPEQAYSYSISLMGAGCHHLVFHSLSLYGHTGAGELQLEDVPSRKYWEKILPDSLHLVKSLIQVVNDEGV; encoded by the coding sequence GTGGAAAAAAAGCTAATTGATCGCATTTACTGGGGTGATGTAGCCAGTCACTCAAATTATCTTTACGGATCCAGTATCCGTTTTGTCGATCGAAGCGTATATTTTGAAAATCCTTATTTTGCGGCGGGAAAGGCTATCAAGACATGGCAATCCAAAACCAACTACCAAGCCCATCGTGTGTCGCCTTCCCTACCCATTTTGGTGCCAGGAGAAAGTTATACAGTATTGAAGGAGTTTTCTTCTGTACCAGAGGGGACTTGTTATCTGCAATTGCGGTATTTTAATCGGCAGGATGAACAGATTGGAACCGAAATATTGAGGGATGAAGATGATTGTTTTGTCTTTCCTGAACAAGCCTATTCCTACTCGATTAGTTTGATGGGGGCAGGTTGTCACCATTTGGTGTTTCATTCCCTGTCCTTGTACGGTCACACAGGTGCAGGTGAACTGCAACTGGAGGATGTTCCGAGTCGAAAATACTGGGAGAAGATTCTTCCCGATTCGCTACACCTTGTAAAAAGTCTCATTCAAGTTGTAAATGATGAAGGAGTGTAA
- the asp2 gene encoding accessory Sec system protein Asp2: protein MGKLRIVQIGESDWSQSLELPQEIEWFYARESSISDLLDIWREAGLIWDDESVAGPVMRRPFQLAGLLVTSPVKEESLQVFQDYLDPYATFLDEEGRVLEQTQDGFVRAMRPQNLPLLSSRMEKLQFLAKNLFSGQYGAKLKVSDIDIHPQFSGSVQYDGHVGVEFSGHFGEDYSPLFTFRYNLVAEEARLEIWPEYIKTGPLSLRFEIVSIRLGSVSDVMDRYYLYEEDFTEPVQLPELEGIGYYSISVSAKGEGSLKMGPCHWRRSRNGLGRFILGGQRMVDAKRQEIFSYFHPGDLKPPLNVYFSGYRPAEGFEGFFMMKSLGAPFLLLSDPRLEGGCFYSGTEELESQIVAVIQESLDYLGFTKQELVLSGLSMGAFGGLYYSAMLEPHAVIVGKPFTNLGDVVTNLKLKRPDEFETSADMLRNVVDSSEDDQIKAFNLRFWEKFSQANLENTKFAIAYMEQDDYDPLATIRLIDFLAEEDVHIFAKGYEGRHNDNSISINKWFMTQYQRVLSHDFGRS from the coding sequence ATGGGAAAATTAAGAATTGTACAAATTGGAGAGTCAGATTGGTCCCAATCTCTTGAATTACCTCAAGAGATCGAATGGTTCTATGCAAGGGAATCTTCCATTTCAGATTTATTGGATATTTGGCGTGAGGCAGGCTTGATTTGGGATGATGAATCCGTAGCAGGTCCGGTTATGCGCCGACCATTTCAGCTCGCCGGTTTATTAGTGACCTCGCCAGTCAAAGAAGAAAGTTTACAGGTCTTTCAAGATTATTTGGACCCCTATGCCACTTTTTTGGATGAAGAGGGTAGGGTCCTGGAGCAGACACAAGATGGATTTGTTCGTGCCATGCGTCCACAAAACTTGCCATTACTCAGTTCACGAATGGAAAAACTTCAATTTTTAGCAAAAAACCTTTTTTCAGGACAGTATGGGGCGAAGCTAAAAGTGTCAGACATCGATATCCATCCTCAATTTTCTGGGTCTGTTCAATATGATGGTCATGTTGGGGTCGAGTTTTCAGGTCATTTTGGAGAGGACTATTCTCCTTTGTTTACTTTCCGTTATAATTTGGTGGCGGAAGAGGCACGGCTTGAAATTTGGCCAGAATATATCAAAACGGGTCCCCTCTCTTTACGATTTGAGATTGTTTCTATTCGATTGGGAAGTGTTTCAGATGTGATGGATCGTTACTACCTGTACGAAGAGGATTTTACAGAACCTGTACAGTTGCCAGAATTGGAAGGGATTGGATACTATTCTATCTCGGTCTCTGCCAAGGGTGAGGGAAGTCTTAAAATGGGGCCTTGTCACTGGCGTCGGTCTCGAAATGGATTGGGACGGTTTATTTTAGGCGGTCAGCGTATGGTGGATGCAAAAAGGCAAGAAATTTTCTCTTACTTCCATCCAGGCGATCTCAAGCCACCACTTAATGTGTATTTTTCGGGTTATCGTCCTGCAGAAGGTTTTGAAGGTTTCTTTATGATGAAGAGTTTAGGAGCTCCCTTCCTTCTCTTATCTGACCCCCGTCTGGAGGGTGGATGTTTCTACTCGGGAACGGAGGAGCTAGAGAGCCAGATTGTCGCTGTGATTCAGGAGAGTCTTGACTACCTTGGTTTTACCAAACAGGAGTTGGTCCTTTCAGGATTGTCGATGGGAGCTTTTGGTGGTCTTTATTATTCCGCTATGTTAGAACCCCATGCGGTTATTGTAGGAAAACCCTTTACCAATTTAGGTGATGTGGTTACTAACTTGAAATTAAAGCGACCAGATGAGTTTGAGACCAGTGCAGATATGTTACGAAATGTCGTAGACTCATCTGAAGATGATCAGATTAAGGCCTTTAATTTGCGTTTTTGGGAAAAATTTTCTCAAGCAAATTTGGAAAATACTAAATTTGCGATTGCTTATATGGAGCAGGATGACTATGATCCTTTGGCGACCATACGTCTCATTGACTTTTTGGCGGAAGAGGATGTGCATATTTTTGCAAAAGGCTATGAAGGTCGACATAATGATAATAGCATTTCGATTAACAAGTGGTTCATGACCCAATATCAGCGGGTTTTATCGCATGATTTTGGAAGGAGTTAA
- the asp1 gene encoding accessory Sec system protein Asp1, producing the protein MYYFVPSWYGEQNKWVADSLVWYRTIEQVSFDDTINQVKMFETVDEPASLILLGYQPQLRYFFHKQGLHKVSYWSFFDDIQNVHRSQQSAVHFKELDWPRGTEFIYSPFAVIAQREGKLLAEIHFAEDGNLLYIHFGASEKEEQRYIFDDRGFLSSLIIYEDGHPAYQDFLNSNGVWQVREWFGAEDHRLEINPLADKNMEKSFYSSWEELILERLRVFKGQVVEEDDIFVITANKQHTNLFLQTFPQHHKMFSFFGQRFDWSDKILLSAILRQSQHVLVDTDSNEERLLQFCQFEGLKEVEIHRMTPFDTRLRLGQSQNIREMIFYCLVDHLEGVDGVVDSLLQLLAGNPLFQVCFVTYNRSYPLQNLEHRVIEKIHQKYEPNQFFKAAAGPGENQVDESDSFELKSIRFELLSNENQIIQELDSARLVIDLSPQPDLYTQIAALSAGIPQITAVKTDYVEHKENGWVLNHPRDLEQAVQYFCQGLANWNRSLVKSVEMMSDYTSGNMVEQWKGFFES; encoded by the coding sequence CTTGGTATGGGGAACAGAATAAATGGGTTGCCGATTCACTAGTCTGGTACCGGACGATTGAACAAGTGAGTTTCGATGATACCATTAATCAGGTGAAAATGTTTGAAACGGTTGATGAGCCAGCCAGTCTGATTTTATTGGGCTATCAACCACAATTGCGCTATTTTTTCCATAAACAAGGCTTGCACAAGGTCAGCTATTGGTCTTTTTTTGATGATATTCAAAATGTGCACCGTAGCCAGCAATCTGCTGTCCACTTCAAGGAGTTGGACTGGCCTAGGGGTACAGAATTCATCTATTCACCTTTTGCCGTTATTGCGCAACGAGAAGGGAAGCTACTGGCTGAGATTCATTTTGCAGAAGATGGAAACTTGCTCTATATTCATTTTGGAGCATCGGAAAAAGAAGAGCAACGGTATATTTTTGATGATCGGGGCTTTCTGTCAAGTTTAATTATTTACGAAGATGGTCACCCTGCCTACCAAGATTTTCTCAATTCAAATGGAGTTTGGCAGGTGAGGGAATGGTTTGGAGCAGAGGACCATCGATTGGAAATCAATCCCTTGGCTGATAAGAACATGGAGAAATCCTTCTACTCTTCCTGGGAGGAGTTGATTTTGGAGCGCTTGCGGGTTTTCAAAGGTCAAGTGGTTGAGGAGGATGATATTTTTGTCATCACTGCCAATAAACAGCATACAAATCTATTTTTACAGACTTTTCCGCAACACCATAAAATGTTTTCATTTTTTGGTCAACGCTTTGATTGGAGTGATAAGATCCTCTTGTCAGCTATTTTGCGCCAATCGCAGCATGTTTTGGTAGATACGGATTCAAACGAAGAAAGACTCCTGCAGTTTTGTCAGTTCGAGGGTCTAAAAGAAGTAGAAATCCATCGGATGACTCCTTTTGATACCCGCTTGAGGCTGGGGCAAAGTCAAAATATCCGCGAGATGATTTTCTACTGTTTGGTGGATCACCTAGAAGGTGTTGACGGCGTGGTTGATTCGCTCTTGCAACTGCTTGCTGGGAATCCGCTCTTTCAGGTTTGCTTCGTGACCTATAATCGCTCTTATCCATTACAGAATTTAGAGCACCGTGTGATTGAAAAAATTCACCAAAAATATGAACCAAATCAATTTTTCAAAGCTGCAGCGGGGCCAGGGGAGAATCAGGTGGATGAATCAGATTCTTTTGAATTAAAGTCAATTCGTTTCGAATTACTTTCAAATGAGAACCAGATTATTCAGGAGTTAGATAGTGCTCGTCTGGTGATTGATTTGTCACCGCAGCCAGATTTGTATACGCAGATTGCAGCCTTGAGTGCTGGTATTCCGCAAATCACAGCAGTAAAAACAGACTATGTTGAGCATAAGGAAAATGGTTGGGTTTTGAACCATCCACGAGATTTGGAACAAGCAGTTCAGTATTTCTGTCAGGGATTGGCCAATTGGAACCGTTCTTTGGTGAAATCGGTCGAAATGATGAGCGATTATACCAGCGGAAATATGGTAGAACAATGGAAGGGATTTTTCGAGAGTTAA